A portion of the Polaribacter cellanae genome contains these proteins:
- a CDS encoding tyrosine-type recombinase/integrase, translating to MTYREYLTKQGYAKTTVNSYIRNANLFIDWCECNNYETTTIDYKSCLQYIKKLQIIKKGKRVSQSTIKHQVGGLKIYFNYLIDTEQRFDNPIENINIRGVQRTLNHNLLEAEELEDLYYSYQTEKIEFPSSKSVAIRNKVITGLMVYQGLNATALKSLKVEHIQLEKGTVYIPSTRKTNSRTLELKSAQILPFVLFLETYREILQEELKNYTESLFPLNSDRFDIITSHLFKRLKRINHKVTNVKQIRASVITNWLKTYNIREVQYMAGHRYISSTERYQQDDLENLHEMIETLHPIS from the coding sequence ATGACTTATAGAGAATATTTAACGAAACAAGGGTATGCAAAAACTACTGTAAATTCATACATTAGAAATGCAAACTTATTTATCGATTGGTGTGAGTGTAATAACTATGAAACTACAACTATTGATTATAAATCCTGCTTACAATACATCAAGAAACTTCAAATAATTAAGAAAGGGAAGCGAGTATCACAATCCACGATTAAACATCAAGTAGGCGGCTTAAAAATCTATTTCAATTATTTAATTGATACTGAACAACGATTTGACAATCCTATAGAGAATATCAACATCAGAGGAGTACAAAGAACACTCAACCATAATTTGTTAGAAGCAGAAGAACTCGAAGATTTGTATTACAGTTATCAAACAGAAAAGATTGAATTTCCAAGTTCTAAATCGGTTGCGATTCGTAACAAAGTCATTACTGGTTTAATGGTGTATCAAGGACTCAATGCAACTGCATTAAAATCGCTTAAGGTTGAGCATATTCAATTAGAAAAGGGAACTGTGTATATTCCAAGCACTCGCAAAACAAACAGTAGAACGTTAGAGCTAAAATCAGCGCAAATCCTGCCTTTTGTGCTCTTTTTAGAAACTTATAGAGAAATCCTCCAAGAAGAACTTAAAAACTACACAGAAAGCCTGTTTCCGCTAAATTCAGATCGCTTTGATATTATTACTTCGCACTTGTTTAAAAGACTCAAACGCATCAATCATAAAGTAACGAATGTGAAGCAAATTAGAGCTTCTGTAATTACCAATTGGTTAAAGACGTACAATATTAGAGAAGTGCAGTATATGGCAGGACATCGTTATATTTCTTCTACTGAAAGATACCAGCAAGACGATCTTGAAAACCTACATGAAATGATTGAGACTTTGCATCCAATCAGTTAA